The sequence CAAAACATGTCTCTACTGAGAGACACATAAAATCCACATTCAAGCTATTCTCTCAAAGTATACCGTCAGTTATGTATTGTACTGGGCACTGGGTGACTTGACGAAGGTGTGCTACTCACTGTCAATGTGCTGTTGTCTCAGATGGGCCTGTTCGCTCTCCAGATCTCTCTCAGCCCGTCTCTGTTCAGTCTGGATCTCCTGGCGTAAACACTCCACGTACCCCCTTCGCTCCTCCACGTACTTCACCTGGTCCTCTACACACTGCTGCTTGCTGGCTGGATCCTCTCCTTCAGCCACACAGTACCCGGTCTGTCCCGGGACCACCTCTCCTCCAAGCCTGTTCACATAGACATAAATACAAATAAGAGAGAAGTAGGGCCAGAACACAGACACGACCAAATACCAAATAAAAGCAGAATTCATTCCAATGGAATAGAGATAGTTGAAAAAAAATCTTCATCAAGCCTACACATTTTCAGTAATCTGTTCAAAGATGTTCTACAACAATAATTTTACCTCAGCGCAGTAAAGATTCCGTTAAGGACAGAGATCCCTAAAACACCGAGACCTATGGCTCCTTGCCTAAGCAGAGTTTTAATGAGAGCTAATGTTGTTAGAGTTTAATGCAGCGTCTCTCCTGTAACCAAGCAACGACCCAGCCTTGTCTGTAAACAACAAGCTATGATTCCACCAAGACACTGAGAAAAAAaattggcccatgttgactccaatgcttcccacagttgtgttaattggaccattcttgatacatacaggaaactgtttgagcgtgaaaaacccagcagcgttgcagttcttgactcaaaccggtgcgcctggcacctactgtactaccataccatactaccattcaatcttttgtcttgcccattcaccctctgaatggcacgcagacacaatccatgtctcaattgtctcagggcttaaaaatccttctttaacccgtctcctccccttcatctacactgattgaagtggatttaacaagtgacatcaataagggatcatagctttcaccttgattcacctggtcagtctatgtcatgtctATGTAACTCTCTCTATCGTTCTGTACACAGAAACATCCATGAAGCATTACTAGACATTTATCCGTTGTACCAGTGGTAGGTTGTACTACATAAAATACATAGAAAAGATGTATTCCGTGAGTCTACTATGAGAGCTCAGCAGAATCCTTTCAGCACATAGTGTATTGCAGAGATGCTCCTGGCCTGTGCTTGTCAGTGGGTGCTGGTTAGTTtacattgagtgtgtgtgtgtgttcgtttacctggggTCGGAGGTTGAGGATCGAAGGTCACTGTAGCTGCAGTTCAGTGCACCCTCACTGGCCTGTCAAGAAGAGGATGTTGTTAGGTATCATCATCCCCCACCGccatcactatcatcatcatcatcatcatcatatttaTGCTCAGCAGTACCCACCCGTCTGCGTTCCCTCAGGACTGCAGCCTCTGCTGGGTGGTTGAAGCGGAACTTGTGAACACCTCCAATAGTGATCACTGACcctgaggacagagagatatataCCAAAAAAATTTACACAGTTGTTGGGCCTCCAAGTGCTACTCTACACGCTCCTAGCTGCACAGCTTACTCTGGCACTGTTGTTACTGTAAACTGAAGTGTAACAAGACAGAAACTCTTTGACAAGTCATTCAGAAGAGAGTGTTTGAGAACTAGGTAAGGGCCTACCTTGGGCCAGTCTGCAGGGCTCTGTCACCTCCCTGTCGTTGACCATGCAGACACTCCCTGGCAGCGGCCTCAGGGTGACCACCCCAGACTGGTTTTCTATCTCACAGGTGGCGCCGCCCTGGAGGACTGGAGGGGAAAGACATACACTAAGGAACTCCAAAACAGAACACATTTGAAGATGCAAATGACATGTACTGCATGCACGAGATCTATCTAATACTCACGTAGGAGATATCAatatgacagataataaacagagaacacaggagatatcaatatgacagataataaacagagaacacaggagatatcaatatgacagataataaacagagaacataggagatatcaatatgacagataataaacagagaacataggagatatcaatatgacagataataaacagagaacataggagatatcaatatgacagataataaacagagaacataggagatatcaatatgacagataataaacagagaacataggagatatcaatatgacagataataaacagagaacataggagatatcaatatgacagataataaacagagaacacaggagatatcaatatgacagataataaacagagaacacaggagatatcaatatgacagataatgacagataataaacagagaacacaggagatatcaatatgacagataataaacagagaacataGGAGATATAAATATGACAGATAATAAACCGAGAGCATAGGAGATATAAatatgacagataataaacagagaacataggagatatcaatatgacagataataaacagagaacacaggagatATCAATATGACAGATAAACAGAGAACATAGGAGATATAAatatgacagataataaacagagaacataGGAGATATCAATATGACAGATAATAAACCGAGAGCATAGGAGATATAAATATGACAGATAAACAGAGAACATAGGAGATATCAatatgacagataataaacagagaacataggagatatcaatatgacagataataaacagagaacataGGAGATGTCAatatgacagataataaacagagaacataggagatatcaatatgacagataataaacagagaacataGGGGATGTCAATATGACAGATAAACAGAGAACATAGGAGATGTCAatatgacagataataaacagagaacataggagatatcaatatgacagataataaacagagaacacaggacatatcaatatgacagataaacagagaacataggagatatcaatatgacagataataaacagagaacacaggagatatcaatatgacagataaacagagaacataggagatatcaatatgacagataataaacagagaacacaggacatatcaatatgacagataaacagagaacataggagatatcaatatgacagataataaacagagaatacaGAAGATGTCAatatgacagataataaacagagaacacaggagatatcaatatgacagataataaacagagaacacaggagatgtcaatatgacagataataaacagagaacacaggagatATCAATGACAGATAAACAGAGAACATAGGAGATATCAatatgacagataataaacagagaacacaggagatGTCAATATGACAGATAAACAGAGAACATAGGAGATATCAatatgacagataataaacagagaacacaggagatgtcaatatgacagataataaacagagaacataggagatatcaatatgacagataataaacagagaacataggagatatcaatatgacagataataaacagagaacacaggagatATCAacatgacagataataaacagagaacataGGAGATGTCAatatgacagataataaacagagaacacaggagatatcaatatgacagataataaacagagaacacaggagatatcaatatgacagataataaacagagaacataggagatatcaatatgacagataaacagagaacacaggagatatcaatatgacagataataaacagagaacacaggagatatcaatatgacagataataaacagagaacataGGAGATGTCAatatgacagataataaacagagaacataGGAGATGTCAatatgacagataataaacagagaacataggatatatcaatatgacagataataaacagagaacataggagatatcaatatgacagataataaacagagaacatagaagatatcaatatgacagataaacagagaacataggagatatcaatatgacagataataaacagagaacatagaagatatcaatatgacagataaacagagaacataggagatatcaatatgacagataataaacagagaacataggagatatcaatatgacagataataaacagagaacataggagatatcaatatgacagataataaacagagaacacaggagatatcaatatgacagataataaacagagaacacaggagatatcaatatgacagataataaacagagaacataGGAGATGTCAatatgacagataataaacagagaacataggagatatcaatatgacagataaacagagaacacaggagatatcaatatgacagataataaacagagaacacaggagatatcaatatgacagataataaacagagaacacaggagatatcaatatgacagataataaacagagaacacaggagatgtcaatatgacagataataaacagagaacataGGAGATGTCAatatgacagataataaacagagaacataggatatatcaatatgacagataataaacagagaacataggagatatcaatatgacagataataaacagagaacatagaagatatcaatatgacagataaacagagaacataggagatatcaatatgacagataataaacagagaacatagaagatatcaatatgacagataaacagagaacataggagatatcaatatgacagataataaacagagaacataggagatatcaatatgacagataataaacagagaacataggagatatcaatatgacagataataaacagagaacacaggagatatcaatatgacagataataaacagagaacacaggagatatcaatatgacagataataaacagagaacataGGAGATGTCAatatgacagataataaacagagaacataggagatatcaatatgacagataaacagagaacacaggagatatcaatatgacagataataaacagagaacacaggagatatcaatatgacagataataaacagagaacacaggagatatcaatatgacagataataaacagagaacacaggagatatcaatatgacagataataaacagagaacacaggagatatcaatatgacagataataaacagagaacacaggagatatcaatatgacagataataaacagagaacataggagatatcaatatgacagataataaacagagaacacaggagatatcaatatgacagataataaacagagaacacaggagatatcaatatgacagataataaacagagaacacaggagatATCAATATGACATCAGCCTACCTATTTGTGGTTCAACCAGTTTGTCCTGAGGTCCAATCGAGGTCACCCCCTCCTACAACAGAGGGTCGTCAAGAGTTCAGGATGACAGAGGATTTAAACAGTGGATGGGGGAAAAAACATGTCAACAAACACACAGTTGGGTGTGCCTAAAACAAACATTTCATAACAGATCAAATTACTACCACATGACGTTCTACTACACTAAGCATGACTCTCACGGAACTCAGAGCCCTACACTTAGGCTAGCTTTCAGGGAAACAAGTATTTGTTTACCAAATGCTATCTTGTGGGATAAAAAGGCTAGCTTATGTAACTACAGTCCCACTACAGGAGCAGTATGGATTCCAAGGTGGTTTCAGCTCTTTAAATACAGGAAGTGGTATAATGATCGGACCTAAAGCCATTCTAGTCGCTGTCAGAATCAGGATGGGCGTAGGTCCCCAGAGCCCGTGCCTCACAATGGGGGGAGAAAAGGGGACAGAGTGAAAACGCACCTCGTCTAAACATCGAGCAgtacaaagagagagaaggaagaacaGGGAGGGAGAATCTAGTAGACAAAAAAAGAGAAACATTTCAGTCAGAGAAAGAAGCAAAAGAAGAACAGTGTTGTGCAGAGGTACATGTAGAATGTGAGTTCCGTGGATGTGTGTAGGTgcgtgtgcctgtgcgtgtgtatgtgcgtgtctgtgcgcgtgtgtgcgcacGCTTGTGTGCCAGCGTCCATGCATATGCACGCTCGTACCGTGAGCTGAAAGAAGCTGACTCCTTGTGCTGAGTACGTTCCGGTCCAGGGAAATAAGGTGTGGTACCAGGGCGTGGATGAGGATATATGTGTGTTAGTATCCGAAGGTGTGTATTATATATACCCTGAGGTGATAGAAGGTGACTCCGGTGCTGAGTACATCCCGGTCCAGTGTAATAAGGTGTGGTAACAGGGAGTGGATGAGAAAACCAGCCCGGTCTCTGTTGATATCCACACTGTACTGTTCCAACAGCTCCTTCTTGTCCCGCCAGCTCTCTGACCAGTCCTTCGTCAGCTGATCCACCTGGAGGAGGGAAGATTAGGGTCAGGCAGAGCGGAGAAGAGTCAGGAGCACAGATTGTATAAAAAGGACAAGATGTGTTAATATTTACTATTAAAAGTGAAGGTACACAGTTCCGGTGGAAAGTCTGAGAGATGAGCCTCTACCTTTAGTTCGTTCTGTAACACCATGTCAGACAGACTGCCGTCTCGCTCATCGCTCAGAGAAGGACTGGGATTCCGCTGCTGTGAAGGAATTACCACAGACATTTTGGTCAATGTTACAAGACAAAGGCAGTAGTAACCTAGAATTGAAATAACTtcaaatcgtttttcccccccaaaaaacacagccTGCGCAGGCGATTATAATTCCTAGTGAAAACCCCGATCCCGTAGAACCAGTACCATCTTGAAGCTGAGCAGCATGCTCTTCAGCCTGTCAATCTCCTCACGTAGCTCTCTGATCAACCTCACACTGGCATCCTGTCGAGAGACGAGACATGATCCTTTACGATACTCAAGACACTAGCACAACCAAACACAAGGCAAACGGCACCAATAATACTGTAGCCCCAACCGGTACTCAAACCCAGGTCCCTACGACTGTCAGTCCGACACCTCTATCGTTACGTCGAGAGGTCATAACCTCTTGACAAGGTTCACTAGGTGGTGGACTAGAGGTCGCGGCAGCGTACGACAGAATGCTCAGAACACTCGCCTCGTTGACGCGCGGCTTGTTGACGATGTTCCTGGCGTGAGCAGCGTAGCGCAGGGTGCTGAGAGTCTCGTTGTAGCTTCTGCAGGACGGGGACACGGCTGCAAGACACAGGCAGGGGCGTCAGATGTATTGTTGGGATAATAACGCTACGATACCCTCGTTACAACCACTGACTGGACTCATCCAGCAACAACTATCTATACTACAGCACTGATAAAGACAAACGATTGCCCATCTTACATTGCTAAATGAcgaaatgcaacaaaaaaaatttGATCACTATTTCCGCTCCCACTAGTTGACGCAAATGTGCAATGCAATGCCAATATTCCTCACTCACTGGCGATCATGATGGTCTTGGAGTTTCCTCCCAGGCTGTCTTTGAGGAGCCATGTGAGGACAGAGTCCCTGTAGGGGATGAAGCAgtgtcttctccctcctcctcctcctcctccaccacctcccccaGACAGAGAGCTGGTGTGGCTGCCCACAGTGCTGCCGGCATCACCCTCACTGGCCACGCTGTTGATGCTCTGACAACTACTGGACATCTGGGAGTTCTGGGCTGGAAAGGGGACAGACGCAGTTCAAGTTTTATGTTTATTGGAGAGAGACGCACACAGGGGAGACAAGGGGAGAGTtaggttagagagacagagaaagagacaggacagggacagagacaaaaaATAGGGACAGAGATAGGGACAATGAGAGGGAAGGACAAGAGACAAggacagggagagatacaggtacggggggggggggggagattggGTTAGGAGTAGGGTAGTCTCACTGAACAGAAGTAGGGAACTGGGTCAGCTACGTGAGGCACACTGCTGTATGTAGAGCACATCATCTACAAATATCAGCCTGTATGAATTAAAGATgtgcatgtatgtacagtatgatcTGTGTACTGTAAGCTAAGTGGGTTCTGACACGGTGATGGTAGAACTCAGACAGAAAAGGCAGTACTTCAACAATAGAAAGTCCCGTTTAATATTTACCCAGAGCAGAGATGACGATACCCAGGGTCACCAGGGATTTGTTGATGTTGGATCCCTCAGTGAGTCGGTCTCTGCAGTAGTGGGGGTCTGCCCTCTCACTGTCAGGcagcacaacaacaacacactgaaCGTCACATATTCCAGAGAAACGCAACGCTGGAAATGGTACCTAGCGAAAAGCTATCGCGGGATAAAATGGGTCAGTGAACCCACAGTCATGGCAGAAGCGGTCCACTAGGAGGCAGCTTGCTCACGGATACTGAGACCTGTATGTGGGATGATTAGGCATCTTGGAATAAGCAGGGCTAACCTCCTCAACAAACTCACCTGCCAGCCAGGTCTACCAGGTGAATCTTGCTGACGATCTCTGAGGGAAGGTTATTCTCCAGAATAGCCTGTACGGGGACGAATAAACAGACTGGAATAACTACTGTGACTGACGCATTGGCAGGGTCGTGACCTGGGCGAGTGAATCTAAGTGCTGGGATGGGATTGACGCCGGGTTGAGACCTCACCTGGGTGTACTGGATGGTGAAGATGGCATGGGATCTGCTGCTGGCATCGTGGATGTGTGTTGCCGCGGTGATGCGGTTGGCGATGCCCTCCTCCAATAGCTCCACCGCCTGCTTGTAGTCAGACACTACGTGCTGGGACAGGTCTGTGGAGAGGACAgacgaacagacagacagacagaaagcagTTATCAATACCAGCTAAAAATATGCAGAATCATATCAAACAGAATAATAATGTTTAATTGAACAACATTGTCAGAGTTGGCAGTGAGGTGCGATTAGGAAGTGATGAGGGACTATATTACTACAGTGTGGTTCAGCTGATTCACGTTTGGTGTCTCGCACAGCCACAAAAAAACACTCCAATATCTTTTAACTTCCCAAATGATGACGTAACATCCTCCTGTTTCTGCAGTAAACGTAGAAGTCAGTGGCGAGGAAAACATTTGTGCACGCTTCTTAGACCAAGAGACTTAATGGTGGTAAAGGGGTTGGGGGAaccagatagagaaagagagagggactcTGGAGAACCAAACATTAGAATGTGGTCTGTGTGTAGAGTAGAGCAATGTGCTTCTTGCTGCCACCAGGAAGTGACATCCCTTCCTGTGATGCTCGGGGAGTTCTCCTGATACAGACAATGAGTGGATGTTGGGCTTGAAGGAATAGAGGGAAGAAGGGGAGACagagaaaaagtgagagagaaggggaagtgATGAGAGAAAAacgagagagattgagagagtaaaaaagagagagagagaggcagagagaacgagagaggcaaaggaagagagagagagagcgagggagggagggagagaaaaagagagtgcaAAGTGCAGAGCCTGGGTTCAAGCCGCAATTGCAACTCTGTTAATAATCAAAGTTGAGTCCTTAACACAAGACTAGAAGACTAAGAGGACCACAACATCCCACTAAGACTGACCTCTAAAAAAAGCATGCAAACCTTTATCTTTATACTGCTCATAACAGCTACACAATAACATAggctcccgggtggtgcagtggtctagggcactgcatcgcagtgctagctgcgccaccagagtctctgggttcgcgcccaggctgggctgggtccgcgcccaggctctgtcgcagccggccgcaaccgggaggtccgtggggcgacgcacaattggcatagcgtcgtccgggttagggagggtttggccggtagggatatccttgtctcagtatgtaaaaatgtaataaaatgtatgcactctactgtaagtcgctctggataagagcgtctgctaaatgactaaaatgtaaatgtaaatatccaCTGAGTTGGTGAGTGAGTCCTGTCCTGCACAAACGCATTCCTCCCCACACATGGGATCGGTGTAAATTTGGACTTAATGGGTATTGTATCTACCATCCACTGCTGCTTCATGTAGTAGACACTTGTTCGGCCCCCTCACCTTGTACGTAGGGTCCCTTCTCAGGGTGCTCCCTAACCCGTAGGGAGGCTTTCTTCTTCTGCTCTCTGCCTCGCAGCAGGTCACGGACACGCTCATTATAGATCTCCAGGAAGCTGCGGGCGAAGGAGAGTATAAATGCACCGTCACAAGGAAGTGACACGACACCTAGATACCAATGTGCACTCACTGACAGCTGGAGTCAGACGATCACTCAACGAGAAGTAGGCAAACACACAGCCCCCTCTTACCTGATCTCAACCCTGCTGGAGTTTTGTCCTTCAGGGAAGGTGGTGTCAGATCTGAACAGCCCCTGGAGAAAAAAGATCAACAATCAAATCAAACGCCCTCAATCTGGTGCTGAATCGTTTTATGTAATCCACAGAGCAAAAATAGTACAGCGCTCCTGTGAATAACTTAAATGAACATCTTTTTATTGCCGCATGAAGATTTCGGGTATGAGCCCTTGTTCAGCGTGCATAGGAGGCGACGTTACGACAACTATACAGGTCCTGGAGATACCAGACAGGTAGAACAGGTCAATAGCCAGAACACTACCTCACGAGACCCTCTCGACTGAATTATGGGACCGATTCCTTACCTGACAAATCCTGGGGGTCAGGCCCATGGAgtcctgagaggaggaggaggaggaggagagcgcgAAGGAGGAAAAGAGAAGAGTCATTCACTTTATTGGCACTGTgcctccaaatcaaatcaaatccctgTGCCTCCTTTCAACACACGGCAGAGAACGCCAACAGGGATTTTCCAGATCATATGATAGGTAACACCGTCCTTACGACACATTATAAGTGCGTCGTAATGCATTATACCTGCCTAAAGTCAAGTGTTACCATGTGACAGTTATAACCCTTCCTCACCTGCGTGCCCATCATGGTGTAGGTCTTGCCAGTGCCAGTCTGCCCGTAGGCAAACAGACAGACGTTGTAGCCCTCTGACGCCCCGGCCAGCACCGACACCCCCAGGTCCTGGAACACCTACAGgagagcacacaaacacacaactagTAGGAAGAAAAGACGACATAGTGTCGGGCGACAAGAAGACAACAGACAAGCAGTGTTTTCTTAAATTCGACGCGTAAAGGCGACAGTTAAAGGGCGGAGGTATGGGGCGAGAGCAGTTAGCGTCCCCGGTGTGATACATTGTGTCACGGAGTGTTTCTATAGCTGTGTTCAGACTAGCCAGACACAACGCTGAGGAACCCAGCCAGTGGCCTCGGTTGTTGCCCTCCTGCAGAGGTGTTCGTCTAGGAAGCAGAGCCAGGGAGGTAGCTAAGGAGAACAGAGTCAGGAGGTCAGCTAATACTGAGAGCAAACATCCTGCTAGAGCTAGGAGGAGGGCCGGGAGGCTGGGTGGCAGGGCGGATAGGTGGGGGAGTTGAAAGCGAGTCGCCGAGCAGGAAAATAAACCTCCCGAAAGAGGCGTGGAGCTAAGAGCGCAGTGTTCCTGAGGAGGTCCCATACCTATAGCCACAGAGCCAGTATGGGCACATTGTTTTCCTTCCTCCCCTCGGCCAcggagagatcagagagagggggttgaAGCAGTACCCGCCGCCCAGGCCTGAGGACATGCTTGACCCCCAGCAGCCCAGCCAGCAGGCCCAGACCCAGGTAAACACACCAGCAGCAGCAGGAACTTGATCCAGAGCCAGACCCCAGACACAGCACATTCTCCTTCATAACCATAACACACGGGATCAGGGAGGGGGCCCAGACCCACTGAGAGTCTAGGGAACATTGAGACGGCGTG is a genomic window of Salvelinus namaycush isolate Seneca chromosome 15, SaNama_1.0, whole genome shotgun sequence containing:
- the LOC120060058 gene encoding stAR-related lipid transfer protein 9-like, giving the protein MANVKVAIRVRPLNAREGVDGGRLAVQVEDKLVRIKNTKLDGRQDGHGDSREKVLEFGFDYCYWSVAPEEPHYASQEEVFQDLGVSVLAGASEGYNVCLFAYGQTGTGKTYTMMGTQDSMGLTPRICQGLFRSDTTFPEGQNSSRVEISFLEIYNERVRDLLRGREQKKKASLRVREHPEKGPYVQDLSQHVVSDYKQAVELLEEGIANRITAATHIHDASSRSHAIFTIQYTQAILENNLPSEIVSKIHLVDLAGSERADPHYCRDRLTEGSNINKSLVTLGIVISALAQNSQMSSSCQSINSVASEGDAGSTVGSHTSSLSGGGGGGGGGGGRRHCFIPYRDSVLTWLLKDSLGGNSKTIMIATVSPSCRSYNETLSTLRYAAHARNIVNKPRVNEDASVRLIRELREEIDRLKSMLLSFKMRNPSPSLSDERDGSLSDMVLQNELKVDQLTKDWSESWRDKKELLEQYSVDINRDRAGFLIHSLLPHLITLDRDVLSTGVTFYHLREGVTSIGPQDKLVEPQIVLQGGATCEIENQSGVVTLRPLPGSVCMVNDREVTEPCRLAQGSVITIGGVHKFRFNHPAEAAVLRERRRASEGALNCSYSDLRSSTSDPRLGGEVVPGQTGYCVAEGEDPASKQQCVEDQVKYVEERRGYVECLRQEIQTEQRRAERDLESEQAHLRQQHIDIQQWILQEKQRLAAITLEERGTQEFGVQTDPIPSPILDSLLTEGSEGSEEGCGQTVAPPSEVVLNRKKVVQEELLRHHALRRAESRFRRKRLHYQLERIARKRHLLEAKRELQWLEKALPPGLESPASPELGSSSSSRGRQPVLRRHSFSSDLLSRLYPQNTPIFRSV